From the Ficedula albicollis isolate OC2 unplaced genomic scaffold, FicAlb1.5 N00557, whole genome shotgun sequence genome, one window contains:
- the NKPD1 gene encoding NTPase KAP family P-loop domain-containing protein 1 — protein MSPALSPGGCEECEAWLGPGGSPRPCPHGAAGEGAAPELREPPTEDDVYCRCLSRTLCHTATPVTVGFYAPCGHRLESLLAKVTAFMREEMARREAAELLRGHRKPRSPHGWGLLVALWLLAFYEPVVTEGHLRRKNLEFIFIRFSAWEFEGCDKLWAGLVTTLCQNIRQHFGALPLSVFHVLGTRPRFASGFSQREWVLKKGTCLRLWGLLLVLAVGIAILLVALLVPGIKDHHALKVVGSAVASLSGSSLVLGALSILKNFLVSEKKKIERLTNSERFAGQLGFMSKIRGEVEVLVDFLAFMEVFERRRLRVVLEITSLDLCYPEKVAGVFNAMATLLSDANAPFIFVLAVDPSVIVPCLEQTGCMKGLADNGYLYLNRAVTLPFSIPEMGARSRLRSVEAAIQTREDLMYRIIAGNVAKTILSLEDAGGDWDDPE, from the exons atgtccccagcgctgtccccaggggggtgTGAGGAGTGTGAGGCCTGGCTGGGCCCGGGGGGCTCCCCCCGGCCGTGTCCCCACGGAGCCGCCGGCGAGGGAGCGGCGCCGGAGCTCCGAG AGCCCCCCACGGAGGACGATGTCTACTGCCGCTGCCTGTCGCGCACGCTGTGCCACACGGCCACGCCCGTCACCGTCGGCTTCTACGCGCCCTGCGGCCACCGCCTCGAGTCCCTGCTGGCCAAGGTCACCG CCTTCATGCGGGAGGAGATGGCGCGGCGCGAAGCCGCCGAGCTGCTCCGCGGCCACCGCAAGCCGCGCAGCCCGCACGGCTGGGGCCTGCTGGTGGCCCTGTGGCTCCTGGCCTTCTACGAGCCCGTGGTGACCGAGGGCCACCTGCGGCGCAAGAACCTGGAGTTCATCTTCATCCGCTTCAGCGCCTGGGAGTTCGAGGGCTGCGACAAGCTGTGGGCGGGGCTGGTGACCACGCTGTGCCAGAACATCCGGCAGCACTTCGGCGCCTTGCCGCTCAGCGTCTTCCACGTGCTGGGCACGCGGCCGCGCTTCGCCTCCGGCTTCTCGCAGCGCGAGTGGGTGCTGAAGAAAGGGACGTGCCTGCggctctgggggctgctgctggtgctggccgTGGGCATCGCCATCCTGCTGGTGGCGCTGCTGGTGCCGGGCATCAAGGACCACCACGCGCTCAAGGTGGTGGGCAGCGCCGTGGCGTCGCTGTCGGGCTCCTCGCTGGTGCTGGGCGCCCTGTCCATCCTCAAGAACTTCCTGGTGAGCGAGAAGAAGAAAATCGAGCGCTTGACCAACAGCGAGAGGTTCGCCGGGCAGTTGGGGTTCATGAGTAAAATCCGGGGCGAGGTGGAGGTGCTGGTGGATTTCCTGGCGTTCATGGAGGTGTTCGAGCGCCGGCGGCTGCGCGTGGTGCTGGAGATCACCAGCCTGGACCTGTGCTACCCGGAGAAAGTGGCCGGAGTGTTCAACGCCATGGCCACGCTGCTGTCGGACGCCAACGCGCCCTTCATCTTCGTGCTGGCCGTGGACCCCAGCGTCATCGTGCCGTGCCTGGAGCAGACGGGCTGCATGAAGGGGCTGGCGGACAACGGCTACCTGTACCTGAACCGCGCCGTCACGCTGCCCTTCTCCATCCCCGAGATGGGCGCCCGCTCCCGCCTGCGCAGCGTCGAGGCCGCCATCCAGACGCGCGAGGACCTCATGTACCGCATCATCGCCGGCAACGTCGCCAAAAC